In Bactrocera oleae isolate idBacOlea1 chromosome 5, idBacOlea1, whole genome shotgun sequence, a genomic segment contains:
- the MCTS1 gene encoding malignant T-cell-amplified sequence 1 homolog, translating into MFKKFEEKESVSSLQQLKSSVQKGIRAKLLETYPLLETHIDLILPKKDSYRIAKCHDHIELLVTGSGEIAFFRHRESQWMPTLRLLHKFPYFVTMQQVDKGAIRFVLSGANIMCPGLTSPGALMTAVDKGTVVAIMAEGKEYALAIGVTTLSTEEISKVNKGVGVENCHYLNDGLWKMKVVK; encoded by the exons atgtttaaaaa GTTTGAAGAAAAGGAAAGTGTTTCGTCACTGCAGCAACTGAAGTCTTCAGTACAGAAAGGAATCCGGGCAAAATTGTTGGAGACATATCCTTTACTAGAAACACATATTGATTTGATATTGCCAAAAAAGGATTCATATCGCATCGCGAAAtg TCACGATCACATTGAACTTTTAGTTACGGGGAGCGGTGAAATAGCTTTCTTCCGGCACCGGGAGAGTCAGTGGATGCCTACTTTAAGGTTACTTCATAAATTTCCATATTTTGTAACCATGCAGCAAGTAGACAAGGGTGCCATACGTTTCGTTCTAAGTGGAGCTAATATAATGTGTCCCGGCCTTACATCACCTGGAGCACTAATGACGGCTGTTGATAAAGGAACTGTAGTTGCTATAATGGCTGAGGGCAAGGAATATGCATTAGCTATTGGTGTTACAACATTAtctactgaagaaat TTCGAAAGTCAACAAAGGTGTGGGGGTAGAAAATTGCCATTACCTTAATGACGGCCTGTGGAAGATGAAAGTTGTTAAGTAA
- the LOC106614655 gene encoding brefeldin A-inhibited guanine nucleotide-exchange protein 3, whose protein sequence is MEDLFLLIIKESTGTKHNALRQTAQIAYDKLYRQHGIHRDPAHELRSVCFTALQMALDTKRPKFVTMGLNGLHRIIKDERFYIGLEPEDDSVWLPAQLLRATSGILPTTSNEDTVINVLRLFLAMACSPACTLNGRLLIETLSRCGECWELGSRATKAASLAAASQCLRTFCAFLMEEAEEVKKTAPPGLMTQTQASAVYNEVIPVMQWLCSRLVEPNANGSPNKKADNNCSLYLTECILTLTSALPRNVHANPHFTSFLWQKFCPTLAAALGSPGRVNLDKKFTYKDALNLIENEARGFFTGPGLDGPQARCVYLTAIQLLRIAGAYGSLRPMLEALFHRMLLLPAPQNRTEPLKCVREILKTPDRLIDLAVILYVDKSTGQGCSDEMALFRLMVDAMEECAFGVSTNSGMETGLHASVECMVALLDSLQILCSGEVTESMISDQIVSAVNSRHETLKDADYTGPLTYQSMARLPAPYRDAIVEFRQNVFETSSGSDSDGDHPEQDAASNGSGDTEGPEEEEQSTSSDETSRVENRWPYTHLEAPVIPVRTDIDNDRQHAKEFAKALRTDLVPKLLRLRSCIEVDEAMQEFASVVCQENTMNFSDFDCHLTAINADGIYLAIYSSLLLSLQLTKVRYYDDPQKEILIPMSEQQFVTSVQNTGVLVYLSSPWLCELYQTVLVSNALEAMSREELEGTYSRSALVDMLCDAGGLGPTQMLSEWQRLQIANVKHTDELDSKRREAAKKLCRRLLTCCWDSMVIVLSSGLGDLSCTNSNKLVALSKRTLRVKAKTNKTNGEALYAMCLDGLHSAATLSNSLNLQHLAGKILSLLASNVCQTNGPRISASQAMSMDVVLNGGLNLGSYSPDCWQSVFAVCRHVSQLEHEIFSLQNSSIGTSPGTGRRDLETGEKLSNTVQNDKLNLSSLPIDDDETCVDVYSFLQAPLQSPNTNITSILKVYSGTNETVLLSQSDTSKVLCALSHQAENLFSDAAERLSLPSLCQFLKNLCKASREQLYKNTTTRKGSRIWWPSKGWKKIESLPISLLLHRIGDVTLRVFKSSRPLLHILKVWAITGPHLMDASCHRDRAISKRAIEYIHDIITALLVEQSELPHFHFNEALLKPFENLLSMDTCDVDVQDQIVACLYEVVEAHRTEIRSGWRPLFGTLRNARSRMLNMSNIIDIFRVFLDSDNTLVFANAGLDCILCLLSYLEISGSGGANNNTCGEDENSFRPTEFLHETLRFLERCSSILGFMFNMPKCPNFHSTYKIKGISYTHIIDANIPNSMENFTYFGNDYLQTKNEQHMISYRSLHIDKDAITKIDEMDKPSGVLKVWFLLLDGLTNSLIVCPYSHQAPILQTIFKLFKNLLCCPGIDFGFYCINHLLIPMIQDWLRYINKTGAPWPMIEKNFKHCCCMTTDLVVEFIEKSVTESSRRQGIMKTRITQIVHTPSNINLTNNSSITNIDNSLYSKLKFITERIDDNDNINQSNQYDSSSSSEESGANVIDSPTKISGSATLALKQLLLVLIECSAQAQESVARVGVSCLKHIILSTGMLFNESQWMIASSALHRACTVTIAPLRQLSFAFHEKSNSFYGDCANVKVAARRDSTVEELTRVYSLAQQVFLSDNQREPTAKVSNHLEKHFTDERSYSFLLYPLNNGFNSNLDNFVIRIPFKNLVVGLLANQMLLQLVAKLLLSRLKCVPQAVSTCIFDNYGTSTTGHDYDLDFRSKEILLRCVKQYLTSSLEFDSRPGLKFLMQKVSNTEYAANLYKQMTSSWMIYYIALVDSYLNDIVVYNLGPEDLKFILESCSRLNTTTVKKKENFVRYLFCLQDAWNLVCELYLNNSAIHDIENGKLRSGDGSDKRVSQHKVLTPKPMRISVSTNGENASTSSHSETMASSPNKCTQLEEENVTMTTLISEFQPKSRNNPFDTNRPQKCESEAISPEIEQQRASSILKDSNYKKAALAQLVVASMELLRSLPGEAEENLKLLMTPTIREAFRLVQLQGNELKVNQF, encoded by the exons ATGGAggatttatttttgcttataatAAAGGAGTCCACAGGGACAAAGCATAATGCATTGCGGCAAACTGCGCAAATTGCATATG ataaATTATATCGCCAGCACGGAATCCATCGGGATCCAGCTCATGAACTCCGGTCGGTATGCTTCACTGCGTTACAAATGGCTCTAGATACAAAGCGTCCGAAGTTTGTTACAATGGGACTCAATGGATTGCAT CGCATTATCAAAGACGAACGCTTTTACATTGGTTTAGAACCAGAAGATGACTCGGTGTGGTTGCCCGCCCAGTTGTTGCGCGCCACAAGTGGTATTTTGCCCACGACCAGCAACGAAGATACCGTGATCAATGTGTTGCGACTCTTTTTAGCTATGGCTTGCTCTCCTGCGTGCACATTAAATGGTCGCCTTTTAATTGAAACACTTTCACGTTGCGGCGAATGTTGGGAGTTAGGCTCGCGTGCCACAAAAGCAGCCTCCCTAGCAGCAGCATCACAATGCCTGCGCACATTTTGTGCCTTTCTCATGGAAGAGGCCGAAGAGGTGAAGAAGACTGCTCCACCTGGTCTAATGACTCAGACGCAAGCATCAGCAGTGTATAATGAAGTGATTCCGGTAATGCAGTGGTTATGTAGTCGCTTGGTAGAGCCAAATGCGAATGGCTCACCGAACAAAAAGGCAGATAATAACTGCTCGTTATATTTAACGGAATGCATTCTTACATTGACATCAGCATTGCCGCGAAACGTTCACGCGAATCCACACTTTACATCATTCTTATGGCAGAAATTTTGCCCAACATTGGCCGCAGCGTTGGGTTCGCCAGGTCGCGTTAATTTGGATAAAAAATTTACGTATAA GGATGCATTGAATCTGATTGAAAATGAAGCTCGTGGCTTTTTTACTGGTCCTGGCTTAGATGGTCCGCAGGCTCGGTGCGTATATTTGACGGCGATACAGCTATTGCGTATTGCCGGAGCATATGGATCCCTTCGGCCTATGCTGGAGGCCCTCTTTCATCGTATGCTTCTGTTGCCAGCGCCTCAAAATCGCACTGAACCACTAAAGTGTGTTCGCGAAATATTGAAAACTCCGGATCGATTGATAGATTTAGCGGTTATACTTTATGTCGACAAAAGTACAGGTCAAGGATGCAGTGATGAAATGGCGTTATTTCGCCT TATGGTCGATGCAATGGAAGAATGCGCATTTGGTGTAAGTACAAATTCGGGAATGGAGACCGGACTTCATGCAAGCGTGGAATGTATGGTCGCACTGCTAGATAGTTTGCAAATTCTTTGCAGCGGAGAAGTAACTGAATCAATGATTAGTGATCAG ATTGTTAGTGCTGTCAATAGTCGTCATGAAACATTGAAGGATGCCGATTACACTGGTCCTTTGACTTATCAATCAATGGCGCGTCTACCAGCTCCTTATCGCGATGCTATTGTTGAATTTCGGCAAAACGTGTTTGAGACATCCTCTGGCTCTGATAGTGATGGCGATCATCCAGAACAAGATGCTGCCTCAAATGGTTCTGGCGATACAGAAGGACCAGAAGAGGAAGAACAATCGACTTCAAGTGATGAAACTTCACGTGTGGAGAACCGATGGCCCTACACTCATCTGGAAGCCCCGGTTATTCCTGTGCGAACCGATATTGATAATGATCGACAACATGCCAAAGAATTTGCAAAAGCTTTGCGTACAGATTTAGTGCCGAAATTGTTACGTCTACGTTCTTGCATTGAGGTGGACGAGGCCATGCAAGAATTCGCTTCAGTTGTCTGCCAAGAGAATaccatgaatttttctgattttgatTGTCACCTTACAGCCATAAATGCTGATGGCATTTACTTAGCTATTTATTCGTCATTACTACTCAGCTTGCAATTAACAAAGGTTAGATACTATGATGACCCACAGAAGGAGATACTAATCCCCATGTCCGAACAACAATTTGTCACATCTGTCCAGAATACTGGAGTCTTGGTGTACCTCTCATCTCCTTGGCTTTGTGAATTATATCAAACCGTATTAGTTTCAAATGCATTGGAAGCAATGAGCAGGGAGGAATTGGAAGGCACCTATTCGCGAAGTGCCCTTGTGGATATGTTGTGTGATGCTGGAGGATTGGGACCAACTCAGATGCTCTCCGAATGGCAACGATTACAAATTGCGAATGTGAAACATACAGATGAGCTGGATAGTAAACGTCGAGAGGCCGCAAAGAAGCTTTGTAGACGCTTATTGACTTGTTGCTGGGATTCAATGGTTATAGTTCTGAGCTCGGGCTTAGGCGATTTATCTTGCACTAATTCGAATAAATTGGTGGCCTTGTCAAAACGCACGCTTCGAGTCAAAGCAAAGACAAATAAAACTAATGGTGAAGCTTTATACGCTATGTGTCTGGATGGTTTACATTCT GCCGCCACTTTAAGCAACAGTTTGAATTTGCAGCATTTGGCTGGAAAAATTTTAAGTCTTCTGGCATCAAATGTTTGTCAAACAAATGGGCCAAGAATTTCTGCTAGCCAAGCAATGTCTATGGATGTAGTATTAAATGGAGGCTTGAATTTAGGCTCTTATAGTCCTGATTGTTGGCAATCCGTATTCGCTGTGTGTCGTCATGTCAGCCAATTGGAACACGAAATTTTCAGTTTGCAAAATTCATCGATTGGCACTTCACCAGGCACAGGACGACGTGACTTGGAGACCGGTGAAAAACTAAGCAATACAGTTCAAAATGATAAACTTAATTTATCTTCACTACCCATTGATGATGATGAAACGTG cGTGGATGTTTACAGCTTTCTTCAGGCACCTCTACAAAGTCCCAATACTAATATTACATCTATATTAAAAGTATATTCGGGCACAAATGAAACGGTGCTATTAAGTCAAAGCGACACCTCAAAAGTTCTTTGCGCTCTGTCACACCAGGCTGAAAATTTGTTCTCAGATGCTGCTGAGCGCTTAAGCCTTCCTTCACTATGtcagtttttaaaaaatctatgTAAGGCATCGAGGGAACAGCTTTATAAGAATACTACTACTCGCAAAGGCAGCAGAATTTGGTGGCCGAGCAAAGgttggaagaaaatcgaaagCCTACCAATTTCGTTATTATTACATCGAATCGGAGATGTTACACTGAGGGTATTTAAAAGTTCTAGGCCGCTTTTACATATACTAAAAGTATGGGCCATCACTGGGCCTCATCTAATGGAT GCTTCCTGTCATCGAGATCGTGCGATATCAAAAAGAGCCATTGAATATATCCATGACATAATTACAGCACTTCTTGTGGAACAATCTGAGTTACCCCATTTTCACTTCAACGAAGCACTGCTGAAAccgtttgaaaatcttttaagtATGGACACATGCGATGTTGATGTGCag GATCAAATTGTCGCATGTTTGTATGAAGTTGTCGAAGCGCACAGGACGGAAATCCGGTCGGGATGGCGACCACTATTCGGAACGTTACGCAATGCTCGTAGCCGCATGCTAAATATGAGCAACATCATCGATATATTCAGAGTCTTTCTTGACTCCGATAACACTTTAGTATTCGCCAATGCTGGATTGGATTGTATTCTATGCTTATTATCTTATCTGGAGATATCAGGTAGTGGAGGAGCAAATAATAATACGtgcggtgaagatgaaaatagCTTTCGGCCTACGGAGTTCCTACATGAAACTCTTCGTTTCCTTGAGCGTTGTTCATCCATTTTAGGTTTTATGTTCAACATGCCGAAGTGTCCCAACTTCCATTCAACTTATAAAATTAAAGGCATTTCCTATACCCACATCATCGATGCAAATATCCCTAATTCAATGGAGAATTTTACATATTTCGGCAATGATTATTTACAAACGAAAAATGAACAACACATGATATCGTATCGGTCGTTACACATCGACAAAGATGCCATCACAAAAATCGACGAAATGGATAAGCCATCAGGAGTATTGAAAGTTTGGTTTCTTCTATTAGATGGTCTTACCAATTCACTAATTGTTTGCCCTTATTCACATCAAGCCCCAATACttcaaacaatatttaaactatttaaaaacttACTATGTTGCCCTGGTATCGATTTCGGATTTTACTGCATTAACCATTTATTAATACCAATGATTCAGGACTGGCTACGTTACATAAATAAAACCGGTGCTCCTTGGCCAATGattgaaaaaaactttaaacactGTTGTTGCATGACAACTGACCTAGTCGTGGAATTCATCGAGAAGTCTGTTACTGAGAGTAGCCGCAGACAGGGTATAATGAAGACACGAATAACACAGATCGTACACACGCCTTCgaatataaatttaactaaTAACTCGAGTATTACTAACATCGATAATTCTTTATATTCTAAGTTAAAATTCATCACTGAACGAATTGATGATAATGATAACATTAATCAAAGCAATCAGTATGATAGTTCGTCTTCGAGTGAAGAAAGCGGAGCTAACGTCATAGATTCACCAACTAAAATATCTGGCTCGGCTACGCTGGCCCTTAAACAACTACTATTGGTGTTAATTGAGTGTTCTGCACAGGCGCAGGAATCCGTAGCACGCGTTGGAGTGTCATGCTTGAAGCATATAATCTTATCCACAGGCATGCTTTTCAATGAGTCACAATGGATGATTGCCAGCTCTGCTTTACATCGCGCTTGTACGGTAACAATAGCGCCTTTAAGGCAATTGTCGTTTGCTTTCCATGAGAAGTCAAATAGTTTCTATGGAGATTGTGCTAATGTAAAAGTGGCAGCTCGACGCGATAGCACCGTGGAGGAATTAACTAGGGTTTACTCATTGGCGCAACAAGTTTTCCTCTCTGATAATCAAAGAGAACCAACTGCGAAGGTGTCCAATCACTTAGAAAAACATTTCACCGATGAACGAAGCTACTCATTTCTTCTATATCCTTTAAACAATGGTTTCAATTCGAATCTAGACAACTTTGTTATTCGTATACCTTTTAAAAACTTAGTGGTTGGCTTACTAGCAAATCAAATGCTACTGCAATTAGTTGCGAAGCTTTTACTTTCCCGGTTAAAGTGTGTACCGCAAGCAGTTTCTACATGCATATTTGACAATTATGGCACATCGACAACTGGTCACGATTATGACTTGGACTTTCGTTCCAAAGAGATATTATTGCGTTGTGTTAAACAGTATTTGACAAGTTCTTTAGAATTCGATTCTCGACCTGGACTTAAATTCCTTATGCAAAAGGTCTCCAATACTGAGTACGCAGCTAATTTATACAAACAAATGACGTCATCTTGGATGATCTACTATATAGCTTTAGTCGATTCTTATTTAAATGATATTGTTGTATATAATTTGGGCCCAGAGGACTTGAAATTCATACTAGAATCTTGTTCGCGCCTAAACACAACCACcgtaaaaaaaaaggaaaattttgtgCGATATTTGTTCTGTTTACAGGACGCATGGAACCTTGTTTGTGagctatatttaaataattcagcAATTCATGATATTGAAAATGGAAAACTCCGATCAGGTGACGGAAGTGATAAGCGTGTTTCACAACACAAAGTTTTGACCCCGAAACCAATGCGCATATCAGTTAGCACAAATGGTGAAAACGCAAGTACATCAAGCCACTCAGAGACAATGGCTTCTTCACCCAATAAGTGTACTCAACTCGAAGAAGAAAATGTGACAATGACGACACTGATCAGTGAATTCCAACCGAAAAGCCGCAATAATCCTTTCGATACAAACCGGCCGCAGAAGTGCGAATCAGAGGCAATATCACCGGAAATCGAGCAACAACGTGCTTCAAGTATCCTCAAGGACTCTAATTACAAGAAAGCTGCTTTAGCTCAATTGGTCGTAGCTTCTATGGAGTTACTGCGGTCATTACCCGGCGAAGCTGAGGAGAATCTTAAACTTTTGATGACGCCCACAATACGAGAAGCCTTTAGGCTGGTTCAGTTGCAGGGCAATGAATTGAAGGTTAATCAATTTTAG